In Leptolyngbya sp. CCY15150, a genomic segment contains:
- a CDS encoding DUF3326 domain-containing protein translates to MTSISMPYTAMLIVPTGVGAAIGGYAGDALPVARAIAQVVDCLITHPNVLNGAQLYWPIANALYVEGYGLDQVALGRWGLRPVQQNRIGLVLDAGIESDLRWRQLQAADAARATLGLSLTDYVVTDAPLGVSLQTADSGATWGTIQRPDSLLRAVEAAIHRGGAEAIAVVARFPDDVGSEALTQYRQGQGVDPLAGAEAVISHLVVKTFRLPCAHAPALQPLPLDPSISPRSAAEELGYTFLPCVLAGLSRAPQFTDRVDAHSLWANQIQTLIAPDSACGGAAVLGLSQTARLITVGDNSTMMQASPDTLGLPALRVASYLEAIGAIAAERAGVHLDALTPTLLPLRPL, encoded by the coding sequence ATGACCTCCATCTCGATGCCCTACACAGCCATGCTGATCGTGCCCACCGGCGTCGGTGCCGCTATCGGTGGCTATGCCGGTGATGCTCTGCCCGTAGCACGAGCGATCGCCCAAGTGGTGGATTGCCTAATTACCCATCCCAATGTGCTCAACGGAGCCCAGCTCTACTGGCCCATCGCCAACGCCCTGTATGTGGAAGGCTACGGGCTCGATCAGGTGGCCCTCGGACGTTGGGGCCTGCGGCCGGTGCAGCAAAACCGCATTGGCCTGGTGTTGGACGCGGGCATAGAATCTGACCTGCGCTGGCGACAGTTGCAGGCGGCGGATGCGGCCCGTGCCACTCTGGGTCTGAGTTTAACTGACTATGTGGTCACGGATGCGCCCCTAGGGGTGTCGCTGCAAACGGCGGACTCAGGAGCCACCTGGGGCACCATTCAACGTCCCGATAGTCTCCTGCGGGCTGTGGAAGCGGCTATTCATCGCGGGGGAGCGGAGGCGATCGCTGTGGTAGCCCGTTTTCCCGATGACGTCGGTAGCGAGGCCCTCACCCAGTACCGTCAGGGCCAGGGCGTCGATCCCCTAGCGGGAGCAGAGGCGGTGATTAGCCACCTCGTGGTTAAAACCTTTCGGCTGCCCTGTGCCCATGCGCCGGCCCTGCAACCCCTGCCCTTAGATCCCAGCATTTCCCCTCGCTCAGCGGCGGAGGAGCTTGGCTATACCTTTTTACCCTGCGTGCTGGCTGGCTTAAGCCGCGCCCCGCAGTTTACCGATCGGGTTGATGCCCATAGCCTTTGGGCCAACCAAATTCAAACTCTGATTGCTCCCGACAGTGCCTGTGGTGGGGCCGCAGTGCTAGGCTTGAGTCAAACAGCCCGGCTGATTACCGTGGGTGACAACTCGACGATGATGCAAGCTTCTCCCGATACCTTGGGGCTTCCAGCTCTGCGAGTCGCGTCATACCTAGAAGCCATCGGGGCGATCGCTGCCGAGCGGGCCGGTGTCCATCTCGATGCGCTCACGCCCACCCTGTTACCCCTACGTCCGTTATAA
- a CDS encoding CPBP family intramembrane glutamic endopeptidase — translation MSKPLPQEPEFEPLSRIQILAAMGVTAILLLLVARIWLWLDDGTILEVQLSVSAIALGVGIGLGITVASSLVYQLWPAYQYSADLYLKLVLKPLIWPDLVWLGILPGLSEELLFRGVMLPALGFNGVAVVVSSLCFGVLHFSGVQQWPYVIWATTVGAVLGFSALETGNLLIPIVAHMTTNMVSSLLWKLES, via the coding sequence GTGAGTAAACCGTTGCCTCAAGAGCCAGAGTTTGAACCCCTTAGTCGCATCCAAATCTTGGCGGCCATGGGCGTCACGGCAATCCTATTGCTATTGGTGGCCCGGATCTGGCTTTGGCTAGATGATGGGACAATTTTGGAGGTGCAACTGTCGGTGTCGGCGATCGCCCTTGGTGTAGGCATTGGGCTGGGCATCACGGTGGCCAGCAGTCTGGTCTACCAACTTTGGCCCGCCTACCAATACAGCGCTGATCTCTATCTGAAGCTGGTGCTCAAACCCCTGATCTGGCCTGATTTGGTATGGCTAGGTATTTTGCCAGGGTTGAGCGAAGAGCTGCTGTTTCGCGGCGTGATGCTGCCGGCCCTAGGCTTCAATGGCGTGGCGGTGGTGGTATCCAGCCTTTGCTTTGGCGTGCTGCACTTCAGTGGTGTGCAGCAATGGCCCTACGTGATCTGGGCAACGACGGTGGGAGCCGTGCTGGGCTTCAGCGCCCTCGAAACCGGCAATCTGCTGATTCCCATCGTCGCTCATATGACCACGAATATGGTGTCGAGCCTGCTGTGGAAGCTTGAAAGTTAG